In Arsenophonus sp. aPb, one DNA window encodes the following:
- a CDS encoding helix-turn-helix transcriptional regulator: MNIGEAIDILRKKRNMKKIELAKKCNLSNSYITHIIKNGKIPSLENIENICNALNIPLSCFIFISTDSNEIKNITKESKKRIDNLIMKLMVVK; this comes from the coding sequence ATGAACATAGGAGAAGCCATTGATATTTTACGAAAAAAACGCAACATGAAAAAAATAGAGCTGGCAAAAAAATGTAATTTATCTAACTCTTATATAACACATATTATCAAAAATGGAAAAATACCAAGTTTAGAAAATATTGAAAATATTTGTAATGCTTTAAATATACCGCTAAGTTGTTTTATTTTTATTTCTACTGATAGCAATGAAATAAAAAATATTACCAAAGAATCAAAGAAAAGAATAGATAATTTAATTATGAAGTTGATGGTGGTTAAATAA
- a CDS encoding AAA family ATPase — MKSYLKKAERKQAYAKIGIYGDAGSGKTRTATEIAIGLWKQYDLKKPVAMFDTEPAATYIIPFFEKAGIEFYVYDESRALKDLVSFWHEAEKACSVIIVDSITHIWKDCQDSYLKALNAKRRETNPRARPMYQLEFHHWKPIKAQWSSFTDLFLSSKIHAIVCGRAGSIYEYQKNDETGKMELITSGTKMATEKEMGYEPSLLIEMIKHREDGRIINRALVEKDRTDRLNGKEFDFPNFETFSPHFDFLNIGGQHFGSMETKDSSSLFENEITDNGFSYEKKQREIMCEEIKGLFVKYSMDGNGQQAKEQRQNIMEEFFGTRSWTAIENMKSSILKEGFLKIKSKFMQNEEAINH, encoded by the coding sequence GTGAAAAGCTATCTAAAAAAGGCAGAAAGAAAACAGGCTTATGCAAAAATCGGCATCTACGGTGATGCCGGTTCAGGTAAAACACGAACTGCAACTGAAATAGCAATTGGATTGTGGAAACAATACGACCTGAAAAAACCCGTTGCAATGTTCGATACTGAACCGGCCGCTACGTATATCATACCTTTTTTTGAGAAAGCCGGTATTGAATTTTATGTTTATGACGAAAGCCGCGCGTTGAAAGATTTAGTTTCATTTTGGCATGAAGCAGAGAAAGCATGTTCCGTCATCATCGTTGATAGTATTACGCACATTTGGAAAGACTGTCAGGACTCATATTTAAAAGCGCTTAACGCAAAAAGAAGAGAAACAAATCCAAGAGCAAGGCCGATGTATCAACTCGAATTTCATCATTGGAAGCCGATCAAAGCACAATGGTCATCGTTCACAGATTTATTCCTGTCGTCAAAAATACATGCAATAGTTTGCGGCAGAGCGGGTTCTATTTACGAATATCAAAAAAATGATGAAACCGGAAAAATGGAACTCATCACCAGCGGTACTAAGATGGCCACAGAAAAAGAAATGGGATATGAGCCATCACTGCTTATCGAAATGATTAAGCACAGAGAAGATGGACGGATCATAAATCGTGCGTTGGTTGAAAAAGATAGAACTGACAGACTAAACGGTAAAGAATTCGACTTTCCTAATTTTGAGACATTTTCACCCCACTTTGATTTCTTAAATATTGGCGGCCAGCATTTTGGCTCAATGGAAACAAAAGATAGCTCATCTCTCTTTGAAAATGAAATTACAGACAATGGCTTTTCTTATGAGAAAAAGCAAAGAGAGATTATGTGTGAAGAAATCAAAGGGTTGTTTGTTAAATACAGCATGGACGGAAATGGCCAGCAGGCCAAAGAACAGCGACAGAATATCATGGAGGAGTTTTTCGGAACTAGGAGCTGGACAGCCATTGAAAACATGAAAAGCAGTATCTTAAAAGAGGGATTTTTGAAAATAAAATCAAAGTTTATGCAAAATGAAGAGGCTATTAATCATTAA
- a CDS encoding super-infection exclusion protein B, which produces MPDWVMSVISFLKGKISVSFSMFWLMFGLILWIFLPESFFIYVDYRPILPNVSNSLLLIFFTGFFVSKLVKFSIIFFSTLRKKIKLAKEKKDSENLINNLSSKELNILYDAIIDGKRLFKFHNRSPSALRLIEKNILKYHGTIKDKPIMGWFEINKKYYQIILKKYADKINHR; this is translated from the coding sequence ATGCCTGATTGGGTTATGTCTGTTATTTCCTTTTTAAAGGGAAAAATTTCGGTGAGTTTTAGTATGTTTTGGTTAATGTTTGGTTTGATATTGTGGATATTTTTACCTGAGAGTTTTTTCATTTATGTGGATTATAGGCCCATCTTGCCTAATGTTTCTAATTCACTTCTTCTAATTTTTTTCACAGGTTTCTTTGTTTCTAAGTTAGTGAAATTTAGTATAATATTTTTTTCTACATTAAGAAAAAAGATAAAATTAGCAAAAGAAAAAAAAGATAGTGAAAACCTGATAAACAATCTTTCCAGTAAAGAATTAAATATTTTGTATGATGCCATAATTGACGGTAAAAGGCTTTTTAAATTTCACAATAGAAGTCCATCTGCATTGAGATTGATTGAAAAAAACATATTAAAATATCATGGCACTATCAAAGATAAACCAATTATGGGATGGTTTGAAATAAATAAAAAATATTATCAGATAATATTAAAAAAGTATGCTGATAAGATAAATCATCGTTAA